In the genome of Paenibacillus sp. GP183, the window CGGGAAGCATCCATCACCGCGCTCCACACCGGATTATCAATCGGGTAAAACTTGGCATTGCGCAGGTTATCCAGATTGTCTTTGATTACCGAGTCAGACGAGAGCTTGTCTCCGACCGGTTTCGTAACGGGCAGAAATCCTTCACGAAGCGTCATCTGCTCGTAATTCGCGTCATCGTACAAGAAATCGAGAAATCGGGCTATCGCTTCTTTATCCGTATGATCCGTCTTGAACGCAACGAGCACGTCCTGAACGCCGAACGATATCGGAGGCTGACCGTCCTTCACCGGAATCGGTCCTACGCCCCATTTGAGCCCTGGAAATTCCTTCGGTACGACGGATGTGAAGTAATTGCCAGAAATCATCATTCCGAGCTTGCCGTCACCAAGGATGCGTTGTTTCTCGTCGCGTGTCGTCACGGTCGGCTCCGGATCCGTCAATCCCCGATCGAACAAATCCTTCAGGTAAGTAAGCCCTTGCACATTCTCAGGAGAGTTGATCACCCACTTGCCATTCTTGATCCAGCCTCCGCCTGAGCCGAAGAAAAAGTAGGACAAGTAGGCTTGTATTTCATTATCGGATAGATCGACGCCGAATCCGTGCGCCTTGCTGCTGAGCTTGATTACAGAGGCTGCTGCTTCAAGCTCGGACCAAGTTTTGGGAGGCTTCGTCAAGCCGGCGTTATTGAACAGATCTTTGTTGTAATATAAGTTCCGAA includes:
- a CDS encoding extracellular solute-binding protein, yielding MNISLRFTSNTGHGARWTKTLTVVILTCAMCTACSQTGMPEQAQTPSKKALIKFVASEYSTATKPMLENLIRQFEANNPLIHVELQVANWDILDGVYTAMISKNQPPDLLNTNIYAHFAKDGLLLDFNTVLSDQLKSKFYANFMHMDQLEGRQFAIPYFSSIRNLYYNKDLFNNAGLTKPPKTWSELEAAASVIKLSSKAHGFGVDLSDNEIQAYLSYFFFGSGGGWIKNGKWVINSPENVQGLTYLKDLFDRGLTDPEPTVTTRDEKQRILGDGKLGMMISGNYFTSVVPKEFPGLKWGVGPIPVKDGQPPISFGVQDVLVAFKTDHTDKEAIARFLDFLYDDANYEQMTLREGFLPVTKPVGDKLSSDSVIKDNLDNLRNAKFYPIDNPVWSAVMDASRTMGQAVLYDHLSPKAALDQLQQFAETRSSQK